Proteins found in one Aneurinibacillus uraniidurans genomic segment:
- a CDS encoding thiamine pyrophosphate-dependent dehydrogenase E1 component subunit alpha: MAQLRHQEAGLTDKQVLDMYYYMLLARKVDERMWLLNRAGKIPFVISCQGQEAAQIGAAFAFDPQKDYACPYYRDMGLVLVFGQTARDMMLSAFAKAEDPNSGGRQMPGHFGGRKHNILTGSSPVTTQVPHAVGLALAGRMEGKDLAVFTSFGEGSSNQGDFHEGANFAGVHKLPVIFFCENNKYAISVPITKQLACNSVADRALGYGFPGISVDGNDPIEVYKATKEAVDRARRGEGATLIEAVTYRLVPHSSDDDDRAYRSREEVEDAKKKDPLLRFASYLREVGLLDDATEKEIGERVAHEVDEATEYAENAPYPAPEDTLRHVYAE, from the coding sequence ATGGCACAACTTCGTCACCAGGAAGCCGGGTTAACGGATAAGCAAGTACTTGATATGTATTACTACATGCTACTCGCGCGTAAAGTAGATGAGCGCATGTGGTTGTTGAATCGGGCAGGTAAAATTCCGTTTGTAATCTCCTGCCAGGGACAGGAGGCAGCACAAATTGGGGCTGCGTTCGCGTTTGATCCGCAGAAAGACTATGCGTGCCCGTACTATCGCGATATGGGTCTTGTGCTCGTATTCGGTCAGACAGCACGTGACATGATGCTGTCCGCGTTTGCGAAGGCAGAAGATCCGAACAGCGGTGGACGACAAATGCCGGGACATTTCGGCGGTCGCAAGCATAACATTCTCACAGGATCAAGCCCGGTAACGACCCAGGTACCGCATGCGGTTGGTCTGGCGCTTGCAGGACGGATGGAAGGCAAGGACCTGGCGGTGTTTACATCGTTTGGCGAAGGCTCCAGCAATCAGGGGGATTTCCATGAAGGAGCGAACTTTGCCGGTGTGCATAAATTACCTGTTATTTTCTTCTGCGAAAACAATAAGTATGCGATTTCGGTTCCGATCACGAAGCAGCTTGCCTGCAACAGTGTAGCTGACCGGGCACTTGGCTACGGTTTCCCGGGCATCTCAGTGGACGGAAACGACCCGATTGAAGTATATAAAGCAACGAAAGAAGCAGTAGACCGTGCACGTCGTGGCGAAGGAGCGACGCTCATCGAGGCGGTAACATACCGTCTGGTGCCGCACTCTAGTGATGACGACGATCGTGCATATCGCTCGCGTGAAGAAGTGGAAGACGCGAAGAAGAAAGATCCGCTGCTTCGTTTTGCAAGCTATCTCCGTGAAGTCGGTCTGCTTGATGACGCAACCGAGAAGGAAATAGGCGAACGGGTAGCGCACGAAGTAGATGAAGCGACAGAATACGCGGAGAACGCACCGTATCCGGCACCGGAAGACACGCTGCGTCACGTATACGCGGAATAA
- the lpdA gene encoding dihydrolipoyl dehydrogenase: MSNEYDVVVLGGGTGGYVAAIRAAQLGMKTAIVEKDKLGGTCLHRGCIPSKALLRSAEVYHTLKNGAEYGVETGEIGVNFTRMQERKQGIVDQLHKGVQHLMKQGKIDVYHGTGRIMGPSIFSPQAGAINIEYPDGNAEILLPKFVLIATGSRPRSLPGLAVDGEFVLTSDEALAMTELPKSMLIIGGGVIGIEWASLLNDLGVDVHVVEYANRILPLEDEAISKEMERLLKKRKIKVHTSARVLADTFASTDDGVTIQAEQNGSTVTFEAEKILVSVGRQANIEDIGLNNVEAKVEHGVIQVNSMYQTGEAHIYAIGDVIGGLQLAHVASHEGIVAVEHMAGQNPHAIDYTMVPKCTYSRPEVANVGLTETEAKDKGHNVKTGTFHFRAIGKALVYGEPDGFVKIVADADTNDVLGVHMIGPHVTDLIAEGALARVLDATPWEIGHTIHPHPTLSEIMGEAALAVDGKAIHS, from the coding sequence ATGTCGAACGAGTATGATGTAGTCGTTCTCGGCGGGGGCACAGGCGGTTATGTAGCCGCGATCCGCGCCGCTCAACTCGGAATGAAAACAGCAATAGTCGAAAAAGATAAGCTCGGTGGAACATGCCTGCATCGTGGCTGTATTCCAAGTAAGGCGCTGCTGCGCAGTGCTGAGGTATACCATACGCTTAAAAATGGAGCTGAATACGGAGTTGAAACCGGCGAGATCGGGGTTAACTTCACTCGCATGCAGGAGCGAAAGCAGGGTATTGTTGACCAGCTTCATAAAGGTGTTCAGCATCTAATGAAGCAGGGGAAAATCGATGTGTATCACGGAACAGGCCGCATTATGGGGCCGTCTATTTTCTCGCCGCAGGCAGGAGCGATCAATATCGAATACCCGGATGGCAACGCAGAAATTTTGCTGCCGAAGTTCGTGCTCATTGCGACCGGTTCCCGTCCTCGTTCGCTGCCAGGTCTTGCGGTTGATGGAGAGTTCGTACTGACGAGCGACGAAGCGCTCGCGATGACAGAATTACCGAAGTCGATGCTCATTATCGGCGGTGGAGTGATTGGCATTGAGTGGGCGTCCTTGCTGAATGATCTCGGTGTGGATGTGCACGTTGTGGAATATGCGAACCGCATTTTACCGCTTGAAGATGAAGCGATTAGCAAAGAAATGGAGCGTCTACTGAAAAAGCGGAAAATTAAGGTGCATACGAGTGCTCGCGTGCTGGCGGATACGTTTGCCAGCACGGATGACGGTGTGACCATTCAGGCAGAACAGAATGGCTCCACAGTGACATTTGAGGCAGAGAAAATTCTCGTCTCGGTTGGACGTCAGGCGAACATTGAAGATATCGGATTGAACAATGTAGAAGCGAAAGTGGAACACGGCGTCATTCAAGTCAACAGCATGTATCAGACAGGAGAAGCGCATATTTACGCGATTGGCGATGTGATCGGCGGTCTGCAGCTTGCACACGTTGCGTCACACGAAGGAATTGTCGCAGTAGAACATATGGCGGGGCAAAATCCGCATGCGATTGATTATACAATGGTTCCGAAATGCACATACAGCCGTCCAGAGGTGGCGAATGTCGGCCTGACGGAAACGGAAGCGAAAGACAAAGGGCATAACGTAAAAACAGGGACGTTCCATTTCCGTGCCATTGGAAAGGCGCTCGTATACGGGGAGCCGGACGGATTCGTCAAAATTGTTGCAGATGCGGACACAAATGATGTGCTCGGTGTGCATATGATCGGACCGCATGTGACCGATCTGATCGCAGAAGGAGCGCTTGCCCGCGTACTTGACGCTACCCCGTGGGAGATCGGACATACGATTCACCCACACCCAACATTGTCGGAAATTATGGGCGAGGCAGCACTTGCTGTCGACGGCAAAGCGATTCATTCATAA
- a CDS encoding glycosyltransferase family 2 protein has translation MMKREVTIIVPAYNEAAYIRHTLEALRNIPALEGAHLIVVDDGSTDRTAIIADEYADTVIRLTENKGKGQALCYGIAAANNSDVYMFIDADTGGTAVYAAKLLTRFENSCADMIIGSLPKPQRGGFGLVKWLACREIYRMTGQYITQPLSGQRALSQRAIEAVRDWNCGFGIEAAMTIDVLRAGLVVEELMLPFCHRELGKTWSGFRHRGRQYTAIRRILQSKRAKA, from the coding sequence ATGATGAAGAGAGAGGTTACGATTATTGTTCCGGCTTATAATGAAGCGGCTTACATCAGGCATACTCTTGAGGCGTTGCGAAACATCCCGGCATTGGAGGGGGCACATCTGATTGTCGTAGATGATGGGAGTACAGACCGTACCGCTATTATTGCCGATGAATATGCGGATACGGTGATCCGACTTACAGAAAACAAGGGCAAGGGACAGGCATTATGTTATGGGATTGCAGCGGCAAATAACAGTGATGTGTACATGTTTATTGATGCGGACACAGGTGGTACAGCTGTTTATGCGGCAAAGCTTCTAACCCGCTTTGAAAATAGTTGTGCCGATATGATAATTGGCAGCCTTCCTAAGCCGCAGCGGGGTGGCTTTGGCCTGGTGAAGTGGTTAGCCTGTCGGGAGATTTATCGGATGACAGGTCAGTACATTACTCAGCCTTTATCCGGGCAGCGCGCCCTTTCTCAGCGTGCTATCGAAGCTGTGCGTGACTGGAACTGTGGATTTGGGATTGAAGCGGCTATGACAATTGATGTGCTGCGGGCTGGACTTGTCGTTGAAGAGCTGATGCTGCCGTTTTGTCATCGGGAACTTGGTAAAACATGGTCAGGTTTCAGGCATCGAGGTCGGCAGTATACAGCCATTCGGCGCATTTTACAATCGAAGCGAGCAAAGGCATGA
- the bcd gene encoding branched-chain amino acid dehydrogenase, producing the protein MNIFSYMENYDYEQLVFCQDANSGLKAIIAIHDTTLGPALGGTRMWTYASESEAIEDALRLARGMTYKAAGAGLNLGGGKAVIIGNPRTDKNPEMFRAFGRYIQGLNGRYITAEDVGTTVADMDLIHLETDYVTGVSPAFGSSGNPSPVTAYGVYRGMKAAAKAAFGTDDLSGKTIAVQGVGNVAYNLCRHLHEEGAHLIVTDINKDNVQRAVDDFGAKAVDPGDIYSQTCDIFSPCALGAIINDETIPQLTARVVAGAANNQLKEDRHGDILQERGIVYAPDYIINAGGLINVADELEGYNRDRAMKKVETIYGNIQAVIEISKRDGIPTYKAADRMCEERIARVQRSRSTFLRDGKHALSRIHHK; encoded by the coding sequence ATGAACATTTTTTCATACATGGAAAACTATGATTATGAACAGCTTGTTTTTTGCCAGGACGCAAACTCTGGATTGAAAGCAATTATTGCCATTCATGACACAACACTTGGTCCAGCACTTGGTGGTACGCGTATGTGGACATACGCCTCCGAATCGGAAGCAATTGAAGATGCACTGCGCTTAGCGCGCGGCATGACATACAAGGCAGCAGGTGCAGGCCTGAATCTCGGTGGAGGTAAAGCGGTTATCATCGGCAATCCGCGCACCGACAAAAATCCGGAAATGTTTCGTGCATTTGGTCGTTATATCCAGGGATTGAATGGTCGCTATATTACAGCCGAGGATGTAGGAACAACGGTGGCCGATATGGACCTGATTCATCTCGAAACAGATTATGTAACCGGTGTATCTCCGGCATTTGGCAGCAGCGGCAATCCGTCCCCGGTTACAGCATATGGTGTGTATCGAGGAATGAAGGCAGCAGCTAAAGCGGCGTTTGGTACAGACGACTTAAGCGGTAAAACTATTGCCGTCCAGGGCGTGGGAAATGTAGCGTATAATTTATGCCGCCATCTGCATGAAGAAGGTGCACATCTGATTGTTACGGACATTAATAAAGATAACGTACAGCGTGCGGTCGACGATTTTGGAGCGAAAGCGGTTGATCCGGGTGACATTTACAGCCAGACGTGCGACATCTTTTCCCCGTGTGCGCTTGGAGCCATCATTAATGATGAAACCATTCCACAGCTTACAGCACGCGTCGTGGCAGGTGCAGCTAACAATCAATTGAAAGAAGACCGTCATGGAGATATTTTGCAGGAGAGAGGCATTGTGTATGCACCTGACTATATCATTAATGCGGGCGGCCTGATCAATGTGGCGGATGAGCTTGAAGGCTACAACCGGGACCGCGCAATGAAAAAGGTAGAAACGATTTATGGAAACATTCAGGCGGTTATTGAGATTTCCAAACGGGACGGCATTCCAACATATAAAGCGGCGGACCGCATGTGTGAAGAGCGCATCGCTCGTGTCCAGCGCTCCCGCAGCACATTCCTGCGCGATGGCAAGCATGCTTTATCCCGTATCCATCATAAATAA